A stretch of the Acidobacteriaceae bacterium genome encodes the following:
- a CDS encoding CDGSH iron-sulfur domain-containing protein produces the protein MADDAVRITVRPNGPLRVEGHILLQDADGKEWDLTGKPAVSLCRCGMSEKRPFCDGSHARNNWQCMATPGNLTGQ, from the coding sequence ATGGCAGATGACGCAGTGCGCATTACAGTTCGGCCAAACGGGCCACTTCGGGTGGAGGGACACATCCTTCTTCAGGACGCAGACGGTAAAGAGTGGGATCTGACAGGAAAGCCGGCGGTGAGCCTCTGCCGGTGCGGGATGAGTGAGAAGCGGCCTTTCTGCGACGGCTCGCACGCACGGAATAACTGGCAGTGCATGGCGACTCCTGGGAATCTGACGGGACAGTAA
- a CDS encoding UBP-type zinc finger domain-containing protein — translation MACHHFDHLNLRDVPSASASYAKGCEECIKMGDTWVHLRECLVCGNVGCCDSSKNKHATKHFHATKHPIMRSVEPAERWGWCYVDDAMVSL, via the coding sequence ATGGCGTGTCATCACTTCGATCACCTGAACCTGCGGGACGTGCCGAGTGCCTCAGCCAGTTACGCGAAGGGCTGCGAGGAATGCATCAAAATGGGCGACACGTGGGTGCATCTGCGTGAATGCCTCGTGTGCGGGAACGTGGGCTGCTGCGATTCCTCGAAGAACAAACATGCGACGAAGCATTTTCATGCGACGAAGCATCCCATAATGCGCTCGGTAGAGCCCGCCGAGCGTTGGGGATGGTGCTATGTGGATGATGCGATGGTAAGTCTGTAA